In Papaver somniferum cultivar HN1 chromosome 1, ASM357369v1, whole genome shotgun sequence, a genomic segment contains:
- the LOC113314210 gene encoding ras-related protein RABA5e-like yields the protein MDDDDCEGYLFKVVIIGDSAVGKSNLLSRYSRNEFNIHTKATIGVEFQTQSMEIDGKEVKAQIWDTAGQERFRAVTSAYYRGAVGALIVYDITRRTTFDSVGRWLDELNIHSDTTIARMLVGNKSDLENIRDVSVEEGKSLAEAEGLFFMETSALDSTNVRTAFEMVIKEIYNNVSRKVLNSDAYKTELSTKSVSLIDEKSKQTQGYSCCSR from the exons ATGGATGATGATGATTGTGAAGGGTATTTGTTTAAAGTAGTAATCATAGGAGATTCAGCAGTAGGTAAATCAAATTTATTATCAAGATATTCTAGAAATGAATTCAATATACATACAAAAGCAACCATAGGTGTTGAGTTTCAGACACAGAGTATGGAGATTGATGGGAAAGAAGTTAAAGCTCAGATTTGGGATACTGCTGGTCAAGAAAGATTTAGAGCTGTTACTTCTGCTTATTATAGAGGTGCTGTTGGTGCTCTTATTGTTTATGATATTACAAGAAGGACTACTTTTGATAGTGTTGGTCGTTGGCTTGATGAACTCAACA TACATTCTGATACAACTATAGCGAGGATGCTGGTTGGAAACAAGAGTGATTTAGAAAATATCAGAGATGTCAGTGTGGAAGAAGGGAAGAGCTTGGCAGAGGCAGAAGGGTTGTTCTTTATGGAGACATCTGCCTTAGATTCAACCAATGTCCGAACTGCATTTGAAATGGTTATCAAAGAAATTTACAACAATGTAAGTCGGAAAGTCTTGAATTCTGATGCTTACAAAACTGAATTATCTACCAAAAGCGTGAGTCTCATTGACGAAAAATCCAAACAAACTCAAGGTTATTCTTGTTGTTCAAGATGA